The Vicia villosa cultivar HV-30 ecotype Madison, WI unplaced genomic scaffold, Vvil1.0 ctg.001771F_1_1, whole genome shotgun sequence genomic sequence TCGTCTCTAAAAAAATCATTAGCGCTATTCTAATCAAGGAGCAAAATTCCAACCAGAATCTAGCGTTCTTCATACAAAAGataaaaatggtaaaaatggttaCGGTACAAAACACTACCAAAATTCCACTTCATACTATCATgtttttttctttgaaaaatttagcCAAAAAATAATTCAGTAAAGCCTTGTTCAACTTGCATTGTTTATAACCGAAGAAGGTAGCAAAATAAATTTTGTCTATTGATAGGAAAAAGAAACTCATATTAAATTAGACGAGTAAAGGCAGATGGAATTTTCCAGCAAATTTTAATCAAAGGAAAATATATTCAAGTTTAAGTTCTCATGCCACAACTAACAATTTATTGTGGTACGGACAATTGGATATTgacatgaaaataaatatttgtacATGTACAGAAGAGATACAACAACTTTTTTGTGCATATACAGAGATACTAAGTTTATGTACAGAGTGCACAAAGAATGGTTAGAAAACCTACAATATATCTACAGAAAGTCCCATTGCCAATAGACCTTATCTACAATTCCTCCTCCACTTTTAACGGCTAGGTGGAGCGTCTCGGAAGCTGGAGGAACACCCCATAGCAACGGTACCGCAACTGTCATGGTTAGCTTTTCATGCAAATCGCCTCTGCTTGCCTTCTCTGCAGCAATCACCTGTGTGCCATATAAAATTAGCTCTAATGGTCACAGAATTTGGGTTGGCGCGTGATAACAGAAAAAGTTGCAAAGTAAAAGCTTCCAGCACAAATTCACATCACAAATCACAACCCAGTAATTCTGCAGAAGAATTGAAATCATACGTAAAATGGTTTCGGGTTACAATTTCAGAACCTAAAGTCTTAATGATTTCGTTGATAAATGCATGGGAAACCTTATTGTTTGAGTTGGaaatttgttgttgtgttgttttaCGAGGGTATAAAAGTTTAGATGAATTGAAGAAGGTTGAAAGATGTAAAACATAACGAGATTGTGAAAGGAACTAGGATATCCTACCTTTCAAATATGTCGGGATTGTTTATCTAGTAGTGGTAAAATGTTGTGCGTGGAACACGATTTATGTTACTTGTGCACGCCAAAATTAGTTATTATTTTGTTGCTAAAAGGAAAAAAGATTGCTACGTAGGATAGCCTACCTCCCCACCATGCTCTAAAACAGTATCTTCCACCACGTCACTAAGCATTTCAATAGAGCGGCAGAAACCAAAAATGCAGAGCCTTCTGCTCATATCAAGTCCCTGGAAAGAGGACATTCAAATTTATAAGACGGCAAAAGATAACTCATAAAGGAGGTTAAGTCAAAAGAATAAGTACTTACATTTGTAGCTGCAATATTAAAGAGTGCACCCAGGCAAAGGCCTTGATTGGGGTCCATATAGTTACTCTCTTGATACCGTTGATATTTTTTAGCAgttttggatttcccttgcttcTGTGAAACATGAGAACCTGCTTAGCCAATCTAAAAGAATCTCTGACATTGAAATGGATTTAAACAAGAAGATGGTTCAGACTTTAGACATAATAAAGATTCAAAAGAACTATGTACTGTGTCTTGGCCTTAAAAACTGATTACACGATGCCAAGTGTTACACATGAGGGACAAAAGAAAAACGAATCTAACGCTTTCTTACAATATACAATATACCAAAGGAGCAAATACAGAGTAAAAACCTTACAATCACAAATAAGATGTACGTTGAAAATGCTAAAAATTAATAGAGCTACAGAATCATCCTTCACCAATAACAGCTTAATCTTTAATGGTAGCTGAGTTCTCAACATAGTATCAGAGCATCTTGAACGAAGTGGTTTTCACCCTCTTCGAACAGAGTTAAATTCCAACATAAGTTTAGGTGTACAATTTAGTTTGGTGTAATTAATTAAAGATATGAATAAAAACCCAGCTGGCTCTTTTCCAAAAATAGTCACGATTATGAAACCGTAGATTCTTGACAAAAGATAACTGTTGCAATGTACCAAAAAGATACATACAGCTCAATCTAGACATAACCAAAAAAACTATCTGATAGAGCAGAGATCAAAGATGAATGGATGGAAGGAACTTACTATATAATGAATAATGGAAATGGAATTACAAGTCCAGAGCAAAGCTCCTCAGTTGGAGAACAAGCTTCTCCTATTGCCTAATCGTAAGGTGAATACAAAATGCAAGCTAGCTATAACTAATTCCTACTTTGCTAATTATTGAGGAAATATTCTAACAGAAAGCCACCTCAGCTGTCACACTTTCTGTGACTCCTTTCTTAATTCTCCTCTCGCACACACGCCAAACTTTGGGCCCAATACCCTCTTTGTTAACCAACACATTGTCTTCCTTACTAACAAGCATATTCCTATCACTATTCACTGGGGGATAATTAAGGTTCTAACTGTTTAGTGTTTAACCTGAGAGCAAAATGGAAgagtaaaaaaaaagaatgataaaATCATACATCAGAAGATCTAGCGCGACGAGGAGTCATGGAGCCTCCGATTTGGACCAGTCCATCCGCAGTGAAGAAGGTAAATCTGTCCTGAGCAACCCATTGAATTTCTGTGAGAAGTCACAAACACAAATGAAACTAACTGAGAATACATATATAATCTTAAACAatgaaaaaggcaaaaaataaatctcaaaatctACATATAATCCAGTCAACTACTTTCCCTAAAATGCAGACTATCAGATAAAACAATCCTAACTGATAATAAAGTaagaaagaatattctttgcactATAAAGCATTGAATCCATAATCACTAACATCTCTAACTATAAAGGATCTTTATAAAACAAGCACCGACATCAGAAACACGACACTAACACTAACACTAACGACAcaggtaataatttgaaaaaaaataataaattaaatgtaacCACAATCGGTTTTTGACACAAACACACTTTTTGTCTGAGGTTTTTTCAAAGGTTCCGTTGCTGCATAGATCTCTAATCTAAATATATGTAAAACAAAATCCTCTAGAGGCTGCTACTCCAACAAAATCCAACATAATTGAAGTTATGAAACCTGAGTTACAATCCACAAGATACCTGCAAATCATTTGAAGGCAagaaaaaccaatttttttaagcTCAATTTTAACAAATACTTAATTTGATGTAAGAACCCTAACTGGCTTAATTTAATGTGCAACACAAAATTTTGATTGATAAAGACATAAAAAGATAAAGCAGCTAGAGACTGAAAttgaaagaaaaggaaagaagaagagCGCACCAGTGTCGGAGTCAGACCAAGGGAAGAACTCGAAAGGATCTTCATCggagttgttgttattgttggaaTGGTTCGCTTTGGGGGTGAAACGGAGAAGACGGGGTTGAGAGACAGAAGGTGATGAGAGAGGGAAAGAATTGGTATTGAATGTGAGAGGTTTTGAAGGAGATGTGGAATTGAATGGTGGAGAAGAGAATCTGAATCTGAAAAGGGTGGAAGTTTCGGCCAttgaagaaaatgagagagagagagagagaaaaggagTGAACCACACGTATTGTGAAATGAAATTAGGACTAAGCGGTTGATTTTATTTGGAAAAATCGTTGGTGGTGCCGCCTGTTCGGAGAGCCATTGTCTTTGTCACTTGGTTTGAGGTGGTTATTTCTGTATGCAATTAGtattattgatttattattatattgcTTGTCATTTTATCTGGCTGAGAATGATGAGAAATCCACAAGGATCATCATATACACGTGTTTTTTTATATTACTTCTACCTAGGGCTGTTTTCGGTCCGGTTCGGTCCGGGTATTTGCTATCCCGAGAGTCGGACCGAAATAGTATCGGGTAAATCCGGACCGGACCGGACCGAAACAGTGATGGACTAATTTTTTGGACCGAAACCGGACCGTTACTTCGGATATCCGACAAAAGTATCCAATAAATATCCAATATAGTATCCATTTTTGGTATCGGATAAAAAAATTACCCATTTCCGGACCGAATAACATTTGGTTGGTCCAATGGACCGGTTCCACCGGTCCGGTTTTCGGTCCGGTTCTCGGATCCTATGGACCAAATACAGCCCTACTTCTACCCTGTAGAACTACTCTTTTAATGGGACGGGGTGTGatcataaatattttagtttaattttagacCATTTTTCTATGCACCCATATACATATTCACAATTCTGCACAGAAAACTCTAAAATATATTCGAAgacatatatatttaaaataagagAGATTTCGGATATGTATTTTcgaagataattttttattttgtaaaattaaagTGATTTCGAATATGTATCTCCGaagtaactttttttaaaaaaaaatgtgtcATCGGATATGCATACCGAGGTATTTTTGACGCAAACAGCCACCACCATTGTTTACATTCtcttcaaaactcaatttttttactTCAAACTCATTTCTACCAAATTCCTATCAAGACATTACTACTCCACAACTTCCATTCAAACTCCATTCAAGGCTCAAAGCTCCATTCAAGTGCTACTCAAAGTTTCAAAAATTTGTAGGATTCCACAACTCTCTACTCTAGCTCAATGTTATTAGGGCTGTTAGAAATTAGGATAATGTTTTAGATTGAAGCTATTGATGCTCAATGATAATGTTTATACCTCAAAAATTGGATTCTGTATGAGTTAGGGAAAGAAATGGAAACTGTCAAAATTTTCTCTGTGCATTTCTGAAATCACATTTGACCAGTTTCGGATATAcattttgtaacacccttctaaacccccgcagaaattaattaaataaatcagagtaacatgcacaatggcgtcacaattcataataaaataaacatcatcagtcgtatgtcatgcattcactgaagaaacatcttaacataactcataaagcaaatatctcatgtttacacagcggaataaatcatcaaaaCTAGCATTACATCGCCAATGCTTTCaatcctcaaaataaattaaacaaaacaaagtTCTTATCATAAGCTTAAAACaacgtttcccccagtgttacatctatcagagcatgacccgacgctaaacaaCCTATCGACTCATgagttaatcctcaccaagtcgaagtcGCTATCCTTTATCTGAAAAATGTAGtgtaaggatgagtctcattcgcaattaacaaatattattgcattataaataacaacacatcaatagttatattattcacccaattcatctatattcagatagTCCACCATCACACACAACACATATTACCAATCATAATAATGAAgtacattcagtcatgttatcaaattcatgcatatgaatgcaactgactctatgcatgtggtaccaaacatcatcaatgggaataacccaccgaccgatctaacatcatccagatacggcatTGCCAGCacggattccacacaatgggaatcttgtccttcactgaatcctctcatcattaggattcagccctcatcaatggtcatgaatgcatgcaaacatatatacaacatactttcaCCATCATCATTCTATGAGTACCATCATCCTATACTcatttcattatcatcatcatcatcattattaagtatgtttatatgtatcagcatcattcatcacaaatcaatcatcatcaccatcattacagaacatacatgtattacactaatcatcatcatcaaagtaagaatatacatgtattcacatcttctaaaacaagtcaatcatcattgtacaattctcaacaatcatcacataatcatgttttcaaacataTCTTATACTGTCACATcccatcatatatgtcaacaatatatcatccattaAACGAACAacgtattcacatcatactcatatcatcacatgaaatatctcatgagctccattacacaatcaaacaaatcatcatacgaatcatgtttaaaacatagcatgtattgtcgtATCTCATcaaatatatgtacaatacatcattcatcaagcaataaattcataattcaaaattaattgaaagctacaccttattttatcatttaaactcataggttatctcatgAGGTTCGTcatactcgaaacgacactaaaaccGGAGTTACGGATAAAAAGTTACGCATCgttgaactttcgaagaaaatcacaaaaacataatttttacacacagaagtcatacgagtatggcacctcccatacgaGTATCACCcagacccatacgcgtatcaactgTCCCATACGTGAATCAACAGAACTAATTTTCCACTTAGAATTTCCATACGAGTATCAACacgcccatacgcgtatggcttcatcccatacgcgtatcaacaattccatacgcaaaacaccagtatttctcccaaaatatgcaatttcgcaccattccgttttccactcgttttcactcataacaagctatgattttaagtctaaaacaccatcttttcacacattaacatatggtattcatccaatttcatcaatctattatcctatgtcaCTTTTACACATTAAAATctaactttctatccaattattggaaacccataactcagattcagtgttcatggaagaacgcaacaacacaacaattgatacaatacccacaacacaaacatcaattaacatacaattctatatagaattcacagaggtattcatcaattattcaacttctattaaaattatcccGAAACCTAACTCTGAAATATGATCAAATTGATccaaacaatatccctaatcatgccctatcattcataacacgataagagatggtaattggaagagtccccccttaccttagccaaattcttgattttggtcctcttcctctttggttcctctt encodes the following:
- the LOC131636538 gene encoding uncharacterized protein LOC131636538, which encodes MAETSTLFRFRFSSPPFNSTSPSKPLTFNTNSFPLSSPSVSQPRLLRFTPKANHSNNNNNSDEDPFEFFPWSDSDTEIQWVAQDRFTFFTADGLVQIGGSMTPRRARSSDKQGKSKTAKKYQRYQESNYMDPNQGLCLGALFNIAATNGLDMSRRLCIFGFCRSIEMLSDVVEDTVLEHGGEVIAAEKASRGDLHEKLTMTVAVPLLWGVPPASETLHLAVKSGGGIVDKVYWQWDFL